In Staphylococcus sp. IVB6181, one genomic interval encodes:
- a CDS encoding IS6 family transposase (programmed frameshift), producing MNYFRYKQFNKDVITVAVGYYLRYALSYRDISEILRERGVNVHHSTVYRWVQEYAPILYQIWKKKHKKVYYKWRIDETYIKIKGKWSYLYRAIDAEGHTLDIWLRKQRDNHAALAFIKRLIKQFGKPQKVITDQAPSTKVAMAKVIKTFKLNPDCHCTSKYLNNLIEQDHRHIKVRKTRYQSFNTAKNTLKGIECIYGLYKKNRRSLQIYGFSPCHEISIMLTS from the exons ATGAATTATTTCAGATATAAACAATTTAACAAGGACGTCATCACTGTAGCCGTTGGCTACTATCTAAGATACGCGCTGAGTTATCGTGATATATCTGAAATACTAAGAGAACGTGGTGTCAACGTTCATCATTCAACAGTCTATCGTTGGGTTCAAGAATATGCGCCTATTTTGTATCAAATTTGGAAGAAAAAACATAAAAAAGTCTATTACAAATGGCGTATTGATGAGACGTACATCAAAATAAAAGGAAAATGGAGCTATTTATATCGTGCTATTGATGCAGAGGGTCATACATTAGATATTTGGTTGCGTAAGCAACGAGATAATCATGCAGCAT TAGCGTTTATCAAACGTCTCATTAAACAATTTGGTAAACCTCAAAAAGTGATTACAGATCAGGCACCTTCAACGAAGGTAGCCATGGCTAAAGTCATTAAAACGTTTAAACTGAATCCTGACTGTCATTGCACATCCAAATATCTGAATAACCTCATTGAGCAAGATCACCGTCATATTAAAGTAAGAAAGACAAGATATCAAAGTTTCAATACGGCAAAAAATACTTTAAAAGGTATTGAATGTATTTACGGTCTATATAAAAAGAACCGCAGGTCTCTTCAGATCTACGGATTTTCGCCATGCCATGAAATCAGCATCATGCTAACAAGCTAA
- the isaB gene encoding immunodominant staphylococcal antigen IsaB family protein — MKKFSKIVLASGIVLGFSVTPELFNATEAQAQETIEPYYNYDGYTAYQSGFILDKNFKESLKYDNFTINGYQIAKNPTGDNRINLYDQTLYSVSENKANGVFFSLDGKSINKNTLIQNYGKPNYYSPTSAWGEVYMYKIGNKDVRFYVDRNGYVIKGQITSE; from the coding sequence ATGAAGAAATTTTCTAAAATTGTTCTAGCTAGTGGTATTGTTTTGGGTTTCTCTGTAACGCCCGAACTATTTAATGCAACGGAAGCACAGGCACAAGAGACTATTGAACCTTATTATAATTATGATGGTTATACTGCGTATCAAAGTGGATTTATATTAGACAAAAATTTCAAAGAGTCATTGAAATACGATAATTTTACTATCAACGGCTATCAAATAGCAAAGAATCCAACCGGTGACAATCGAATAAATTTATACGATCAAACACTTTATAGTGTATCTGAGAATAAAGCTAATGGTGTTTTCTTCTCTCTCGATGGAAAATCTATTAATAAAAATACTTTAATTCAAAATTATGGTAAACCAAATTATTACTCTCCTACTTCAGCATGGGGTGAAGTATATATGTATAAAATTGGTAATAAAGATGTTCGCTTTTATGTTGATAGAAATGGATATGTGATTAAAGGTCAAATTACGAGTGAATAA
- a CDS encoding CsbD family protein, translated as MSEEKFEQAKRNIKETIGDATDNKDLKAEGKGDKVSGKAKEVVDDVKDKANDLIDKVKGDKNK; from the coding sequence ATGAGCGAAGAAAAATTCGAACAAGCAAAAAGAAATATCAAAGAGACTATTGGAGATGCTACTGATAATAAGGATTTAAAGGCAGAAGGCAAAGGAGATAAGGTTTCTGGCAAAGCAAAAGAAGTAGTAGATGATGTTAAAGACAAAGCTAATGATTTGATTGATAAAGTTAAAGGAGATAAAAATAAATAA